A stretch of DNA from Streptomyces xanthii:
TCTCGCCACCGAGCGGCGGATGGTCCGAGAGGAGGGGCTGCTGGCACCACTCCACTGAGCCACCCGCGCCTGCACGAACCGAATCTTCGTGAGAAGGAGCACCACGTGAGCACAGAGCACAGGAGCGACAAACCCGGAGTCAGCCGACGGACCCTCCTTGCCCGAACCGGAGCTGTCGCTGCCGCGCTGGCGACGGGGCCGGTCCTCGGCGGCATCCAGCCGGCCCAGGCCGCGGGGGCCTGGCGGGTGCCGGGGGAGGAGGCACCGCACAAGCGGACCTGGATGGCCTGGCCGTCCAGCACCACGATCTGGGGCAATCTGCTGTCCAAGATCCAGGCCGACATAGCCAAGCTCGCCAGGGAGATCGCCAAGTACGAGCCGGTCGTCATGTGCGCCGACGGTTCGTCGGCCGCCTCCCAGGCAAGGAGCATGTGTGGCTCGACGGTGACGGTGATCAGCTCGGTGCCCGTCTCGGACTGCTGGATGCGGGACACCGGCCCGCTGTTCCGCGTGGACGGGGCCGGCGGTCTGGATGCCTTCGGCCTGAACTTCAACGCCTGGGGCGAGAACGCCACGAGCTTCTACGGCATCCCGGCCTCCGCCTACAACAAGGACCGCGTACTCGCGGGGAAGCTCGCGACCTATGACGGCGTGCCGTTCGCGAAGGCGGCGGTGGTCGGCGAAGGCGGTGGCATCGAGTACGACGGTGACGGCACCCTGATGGCGACCGAGAGCTGCTGGGTGAACGACAATCGCAATCCCGGTAAATCCCGCGCCCAGATCGAGGCGGAGCTGCTCTCCCGTTTCGGCGCGTCGAAGATGATCTGGCTGCCAGGCGTCACCGGGTACGACGTGACCGACGGCCACATCGACGGCACCGCCCGCTACATCGGCCCCGGTGTGGTGATGGTGCAACTGGCCGGAGCCGTACGCCCGGACGTCTGGACCCGCAACGCCCAGGCCATCCACGACGTATTGGTGAACGCGACCGACGCCCGAGGACGCCGGCTCCAGGTCCTCACCATCGAAGGGCCCGACACCCTGCCCCGCATCCCGGCGGGCCAGCAGAAGGACTTCCTCAGCTCCTACATGAACTACACGGTGACCAACCAGGCAGTGATCACCACACAGTTCGGCGACACCGCCAAGGACGCGGCGGCCAAGACGGCGATCGCGGCCGCATACGGCAGACCCGTCGTCCAGCTCAACCTCGACAATCTCTATGGCAACGGCGGCGGTGGCGCGCACTGCGTCACGATGCAGGAGCCGAACGTCTGAGCGGACAGCGAGAAGGGCCCGGGTCCCGTCTGTGGGGCCCGGGCCTCGTGGCGGATACTGCCCCGGCTTTCCGTAGGGCAGGGAACCGGCGGCCGAGCGGCTGGCCGGCGAGCTGCGGCGTCGGGTGTTGTAGGCCGAGAGGGGGCGTAAGTTGCTCCTGCAGACTCCCCGAGTGCCGCCGGAACGGCCACGCAAGCCTCCAGGTGGGTTCATGGCGCTCTCTGATCCGGTTCCGCAAGGTTGGCCTCCTGCCTCATTCCCATGACGACCACGGTGATGAGGCAGAACGCGATGAGGGACTCGGCCCAGAAGAAGGCGATGTAGTCGACGAGGGAGCCGATGGGCGGCGCGCCCGGGGCGGTGTTGCGGAAGGCCGCGAGGGCGAAGAGCGTGGCGGCCATCCATCCCAGGGCGGGCCAGGTCAGGCCCTTGCGGCGGCTGATCAGGAACCAGGCGCCGATGAGCACGGCGATGGCGAGCGCCCACATGGCGAGCATCATGAACACGCCGAAGACCAGGACGCTGGTGGAGCGGGAGAGGCCGACGTCGAACACCGCTGCGCCGCCGGCCTCGTAGGCGTCGACGGTGGCCGCGAAGAGAGCGTCACGGTTGGTCAGCGTCATGCGGACGGGCACCGGCTCGCCGCCCTGTACGGCGCCGAATTCGAGAGCCGTGTCATAGGCATCGAAGGGATAGTCCGTGATCGAACCCGCCGACAGCGTGACGGGCACGTCCACGGCCGCGATCCGGCTGTGGGCCGGGAAGGTGAGATCGCCCCGTACGGCGGGCGAGGTCTGCAGGGTCAGGCGTTGAGCCGGGGAGATCCCGCCCGCCTCCGCGAGGCTTCCGCGGGGGGTGACCACAACGCGCAGGACCAGTTCCCGGGCGGCGGCATCGACCCGCTGGACCGATGCGGCGATGTCCACCCGGTCCGGAGCGGCGGTTTCGCCTGCCCGGTACCGGGTTTCCAGGGCCTCGCGCTCGCCGAGTTGGAGCCAGATCCCCACGGCTGCGGCCGACGCGATGGCGAGGAGCACAAGCCCCGCGGTCAGCAGCCTGGCGCGGGACGCGTGGAGGCGCCGCATCGTGACCACAGCCGTTCCGTTCTCTCCGGTTTGGGCAGTCGGGGGTCAGTCGACCGGCTTGCCGGGCTCGTCGTGAGTGGAGCAGTGGATGCCGCCGCCGCCAGAGGCGATGGTGTCGATCGGGATCTGGACGATGTCGCGCTTGGGGAAGTGCTCCTGGAGGATGCTCTTCGCGCGCTTGTCGGCCTTGCGGTCGCCGAACTTGGGCATGAAGACGGAGTCGTTGGCGACGTAGAAGTTGGCGTACGTCGACACGAAGTCGTCGCCCTCGCCGGTGATCTCGTACAGGTCGGGCTGCGGCAGATCGATGATCTCGAAGGGCCGGCCCTTCGCGTCGGTCGCCTTGCTGAGCACTGCCTTCGCCTGGTCCGACGAACGCGACCAGGAATCGGCGGGCGTGTCGGGGTGGGCTCGGTCGAGGAGGACCACGCCCGGCGCGGTGAAGCGTACGAGACTGTCCACGTGCGCGTCGGTGATGTCCTCGCCGCGCACGCCGGCCAGCCAGATCACCTTCTTGATGCCGAGCGTCTTCTTGATCTCGGCCTCGATCTGGTCCCGGCTCTTTCCGGGGTTGCGGTTGCTGTTGACGATCGAGCTCTCGGTGATGAGGAGAGTGCCTTCGCCGTCGGTCTCGAAGGAGCCGCCCTCGGCGACCAGGGGCGCCTTCCTGCGCGGGATGTCGTACTCGGCCAGAAGCGTGCGGCCCACCTTGCCGTCGTTGGCATGGGTCTGCTTTTTGCCCCAGCCGTTGAAGTTGAAGTCGACGCCGGTGACCTTGCCGTTCTCTTCGACGAAGACAGGGACGGTGTCACGGGCCCACAGGTCGTCTACGGGCAGGGGGATGACCTCGACGTCGCGGCCGCACGCCTTCTGGGCGGCCTTCTGCTGGTCGGGTCGCGCCATCATCACGACGTACTCGTAATCGGCGATGGACCGGGCGATGCGCGCGATGTCCTCGCGCACGTACGGGAGGTCCTCGCCCCATACGGACTCCAGTGCGGGCCACGACATGAAGGTGCGTGCGTGACTTTCCCACTCGGCACCCATGCGCAGCTCCTTGTCTGCCGTGTCCTGGTCGCCGGTGCTCATCAGATCGTCGGGGCCGCAGGCCGAGGCGCCGAGCACGACGGCGCCGATGCCGCCGAGCATGCGCAGGGCCGAGCGGCGGGTGGGGAGGAGTGGGGGCATGGTGAGCTCCGATCGTGGTGGGGTCAACATATGCGTCCGCATGGTGTGACGCCTGTCAGGTGTGGCGCAGGCGTGAGGAGGGCGACAGCAGGCATGCGGACCGGAACCGGTTGCTGCACTGAACTCTGGCACAAACTGAAAATTCAGTCAAAGACGGTGGGGTAAGTGGCCAGGGCGCGCCGTGCCGGTCGTGCGGCACTCCATTTCCGCGAGGTCCATGCATGGATTGACTGAAACTTCAGTAGGGGGCAGGATCATCCCGCGGCGGTCTGCGGCCGTCGTGTCACCGTGTGCGGGTGCGGCAACTGGCCTGTGCCGCGTCGCGCCCCTTCGCCGAAAGAGTCACCGCATGTCCGCTCAGCCTCCCGGGGCGCAGTTCGCCCACGTCCCCCTGTCGGCCGACGATCCTCGAGAGATCGGCGGCTACCGTCTGCGCGCCCGGCTCGGCGCGGGAGGCATGGGGATCGTGTACCTGGCCCATACGCCGGGCGGGCGGCCCATCGCCCTTAAGGCGGTGCGGGGTGAGTTCGCCGCCGATCCGGAGTTCCGCCGGCGTTTCGCCGACGAGGTGGCGAGCGCCCGGCGCATCCACGGCCTGTTCACCGCCCAGGTGGTGGACTCGGGCGTCGACGCACCCACGCCCTGGCTCGCCACCGCCTACGTTCCCGGGCCCTCCCTGCAGCAGGTCGTGGAGCGACACGGCCCGCTGCCGGCGCGCACGGTGCTGCTGCTCGTGGCCGGCGTCGCCGAGGCGCTGCAGGCGATCCACGCGGCGGGGGTCGTGCACCGCGACCTCAAGCCCGCGAACGTGCTCATCGCCGAGGACGGTCCTCGTGTCATCGACTTCGGCATCGCCCGGGCCGCCGATGCCGGCGGCCTGACCGGCGCCGGGTTGCGTATCGGCACGGCCGCCTACATGGCACCGGAGCAGGCGCAGGGGTTTGTGGTGACCCCGGCGACCGACGTGTTCGCTCTCGGCTCGCTCGCCGCGTACGTGGCCGGGGGCGTGCTCCCGTTCGGGGGCGGACCCGAGTCCGGGGCGCTGTACCGCGTGGTCCACGAGGAGCCGGACCTCTCCTGCGTTCCGTCGGACCTCTACGACCTGCTGCGGTGCTGTCTGGCCAAGCGTCCGGAGGACCGGCCGGTCCCGGGCGAGCTGATCGACGCCGTGCGCGCCCATCCCGCGGTGGGCGGGCGCCCGGAGTTCACCGACGGCTGGCTTCCGCGCGGGGTCAGCAGCGAGATCGCGGCCCATGGCGAGCCGCTCGGACGCGGTGGCTACGGGACGGGGCAGCACATCCGACCCGAACAGGTCCACGTCCAGCCCACGCGCGCCGCGGTCCCGACACCCACCGCCGTCGCGAACCCGGCATCCACTGGTGTCGCCCGCCCGGCGTCGGACTTCGGCGACCGGGTGGCACCAGCCCCGCGCAGGGCCCGTCGCGGTCGAAGCCGATGGCCTGTGGCTGCCCTCACGCTCGCACTGCTCCTGGCCCTGGGCGGCGGGGCTTACTACTTCTACGATCACGGCAAGGGTGCCGAACGCGACGCCTCCGGAGGGTCCCACGGCCCCTCGCCCCGCCCGTCATCACCAGCCGCTACGTCGTCCTCGCCTTCTCCTTCTTCCTCCTCGGCAGGGCCCGAGTACGTGCAGGACTACGCGGACGCCGAACTCACCGCCCCCGACCCCGACTACGAGTTCGACCTCGCGGCCGGGAAAGTTGTCCCGGCTGAGACCGTCGACTGGTACCTGGAGGTGGCCGACGGCGAGTTCGTGCTGCCCGAGGACAGCGACGCGTTCGTGGCCGCCGGATACGTCCTGAGCCCCGCCGAGTGCGTACGGGGCATCGAGACCGAACCGGTGACCGACCTACCCTTCGACGACCTCGCCGACGAGCGTCCCTTCTGCGTCCGCAGCCCGGATGAGAAGAGCATTGTCATTGTGAATCTCATTGAAAACCTCCCGGATGAGGGGTCCGTGACGGTAGTCATGAGCCGCTACCGCGAGAGTGGCTGACGCGACGCAGACCAGATGGCGGGGACTGCGTCCGGCCTGCCGGTCGTTTGAAAGGGCCGGCGTTCACACAGCCGTCGTGGCGGAACGGTCCCGAGCTGCCGGCCTCCGCGGGCGTTGGCCGGCCTCTTGACCGGCACGGGGGTTGGCTGGTGGCTGCGGCCGAACGGGAGTGCCCTTGCGTCGACGCATTGCCTTCCTCATCGCGCTCGATGCGGAAGGGAGGGAGGCCAGTGTCGTGCGACTGTACAGGGAGATCGATCATGGTGCACAAGGTGAGTGCTTACGCAACGACGGGTGGCGCGCAGCCCGGGCAGGCAGGCGCGCCGGTCCACGAGCGCCGTGCCGCTGGCGCGCTGTCACCGCTGTGTTCTGCAGTGCTGGATCTGCGCGCCCGCGAGGGCTGCGTGGGCTGCGCCCCCAGCCAACTCGCCTTCAAGCGCGGTGACTTGGTTGTGGTGTCCGGCCTGCCGGGCAGCGGGAAATCCACCCTCATGCAGCGTGCCGTCGCGGGCTCGTGCATCGACTCGCAGGACACTCGTGAAGACTGGTCCCACCGTGTGCCGCGACTACTCCCGTACCCCGTCTACCGCCCCCTCGTTCGCCTCGCCCACTACGCCGGGCTGCGCCGCGCCCTCCGCTCCGGCGACAGCGTCGTCGTCCACGATTGCGGCACACAAGCCTGGGTCCGCCGGTGGCTGGCCCGTGAGGCCGCGCGGCGCGGTACGGCCCTGCACCTGATAATCGTGGACGTTCCCGCCCGTACCGCCCTCGACGGCCAGCGGGAGCGGGGCAGAGGCGTCTCCGGGTTCGCCTTCGCGCGGCACCGGAGGGCGATGGGGCGCCTGGTCGCGGCAACGGAGCGGGGGGTGCTGCCGCGGGGGTGCGTGTCCGCGGTGCTGCTTGACCGGGCGTCTGCCGATGCGCTCGCCCGGATTGGGTTCACGCGCTGAACGCCCTCTTGCGCCCGCCGAGCGGACCCTGCTTCTGCTGCACGAGCAGCACCCGTGTGCCACCTGGCAAGGCGAATGATGCGCTGCCCCGGACCACCGCCGTGCCGCACGCGAAGACGACGTTCGGGACCTTGGAGCAGTAACTACACCACGGCCCCGGACGGACCCAGCGGTCACCGACAAGGCGTAGCGGCGTGCAGCGAGCCCCTCTCGAGGGGCCGCGTCTGCTCGCACTGCAGCGCCAGGACGTCGGCGGTCGTTGTGTCTGAGAGGTGGGGGGGTATCCGCATCAGTTCCCGGACTGGTGGAGTAGGCGCAGGGTCGTCGATTGTGGCGCGCAGCGACGGCCGGGTCTGTCGGCGATCGGAGAGCGCAGGAGGCGGAGCGGTCCGCAAGTCATGGACAGGCTGGCCGTGCACCGTCCAGGCCGGTGTGGGCGAGCGCAGTGAGTGGCGGGTGATCAGCTGCGCCATGGTCCTGAGCTTCTCGGTAGGGGATGCGGCCTGGTCGGCGGCCTGCTGGAAGCGGGTCCACAGGTCCGATTGGCTCCAGGCGAGGACTTCGAGCAGGAGCCGGTCCTTCTTGCCGAAGTGGTACAGGATGTGCCCGGTACTCATGCCGGCCCGCGCGGC
This window harbors:
- a CDS encoding agmatine deiminase family protein — its product is MSTEHRSDKPGVSRRTLLARTGAVAAALATGPVLGGIQPAQAAGAWRVPGEEAPHKRTWMAWPSSTTIWGNLLSKIQADIAKLAREIAKYEPVVMCADGSSAASQARSMCGSTVTVISSVPVSDCWMRDTGPLFRVDGAGGLDAFGLNFNAWGENATSFYGIPASAYNKDRVLAGKLATYDGVPFAKAAVVGEGGGIEYDGDGTLMATESCWVNDNRNPGKSRAQIEAELLSRFGASKMIWLPGVTGYDVTDGHIDGTARYIGPGVVMVQLAGAVRPDVWTRNAQAIHDVLVNATDARGRRLQVLTIEGPDTLPRIPAGQQKDFLSSYMNYTVTNQAVITTQFGDTAKDAAAKTAIAAAYGRPVVQLNLDNLYGNGGGGAHCVTMQEPNV
- a CDS encoding DUF4436 domain-containing protein; translated protein: MRRLHASRARLLTAGLVLLAIASAAAVGIWLQLGEREALETRYRAGETAAPDRVDIAASVQRVDAAARELVLRVVVTPRGSLAEAGGISPAQRLTLQTSPAVRGDLTFPAHSRIAAVDVPVTLSAGSITDYPFDAYDTALEFGAVQGGEPVPVRMTLTNRDALFAATVDAYEAGGAAVFDVGLSRSTSVLVFGVFMMLAMWALAIAVLIGAWFLISRRKGLTWPALGWMAATLFALAAFRNTAPGAPPIGSLVDYIAFFWAESLIAFCLITVVVMGMRQEANLAEPDQRAP
- a CDS encoding agmatine deiminase family protein; the protein is MPPLLPTRRSALRMLGGIGAVVLGASACGPDDLMSTGDQDTADKELRMGAEWESHARTFMSWPALESVWGEDLPYVREDIARIARSIADYEYVVMMARPDQQKAAQKACGRDVEVIPLPVDDLWARDTVPVFVEENGKVTGVDFNFNGWGKKQTHANDGKVGRTLLAEYDIPRRKAPLVAEGGSFETDGEGTLLITESSIVNSNRNPGKSRDQIEAEIKKTLGIKKVIWLAGVRGEDITDAHVDSLVRFTAPGVVLLDRAHPDTPADSWSRSSDQAKAVLSKATDAKGRPFEIIDLPQPDLYEITGEGDDFVSTYANFYVANDSVFMPKFGDRKADKRAKSILQEHFPKRDIVQIPIDTIASGGGGIHCSTHDEPGKPVD
- a CDS encoding serine/threonine-protein kinase encodes the protein MSAQPPGAQFAHVPLSADDPREIGGYRLRARLGAGGMGIVYLAHTPGGRPIALKAVRGEFAADPEFRRRFADEVASARRIHGLFTAQVVDSGVDAPTPWLATAYVPGPSLQQVVERHGPLPARTVLLLVAGVAEALQAIHAAGVVHRDLKPANVLIAEDGPRVIDFGIARAADAGGLTGAGLRIGTAAYMAPEQAQGFVVTPATDVFALGSLAAYVAGGVLPFGGGPESGALYRVVHEEPDLSCVPSDLYDLLRCCLAKRPEDRPVPGELIDAVRAHPAVGGRPEFTDGWLPRGVSSEIAAHGEPLGRGGYGTGQHIRPEQVHVQPTRAAVPTPTAVANPASTGVARPASDFGDRVAPAPRRARRGRSRWPVAALTLALLLALGGGAYYFYDHGKGAERDASGGSHGPSPRPSSPAATSSSPSPSSSSAGPEYVQDYADAELTAPDPDYEFDLAAGKVVPAETVDWYLEVADGEFVLPEDSDAFVAAGYVLSPAECVRGIETEPVTDLPFDDLADERPFCVRSPDEKSIVIVNLIENLPDEGSVTVVMSRYRESG
- a CDS encoding AAA family ATPase — its product is MVHKVSAYATTGGAQPGQAGAPVHERRAAGALSPLCSAVLDLRAREGCVGCAPSQLAFKRGDLVVVSGLPGSGKSTLMQRAVAGSCIDSQDTREDWSHRVPRLLPYPVYRPLVRLAHYAGLRRALRSGDSVVVHDCGTQAWVRRWLAREAARRGTALHLIIVDVPARTALDGQRERGRGVSGFAFARHRRAMGRLVAATERGVLPRGCVSAVLLDRASADALARIGFTR
- a CDS encoding TetR/AcrR family transcriptional regulator, coding for MRAAISVIAEKGTAALRMSDIAARAGMSTGHILYHFGKKDRLLLEVLAWSQSDLWTRFQQAADQAASPTEKLRTMAQLITRHSLRSPTPAWTVHGQPVHDLRTAPPPALSDRRQTRPSLRATIDDPAPTPPVRELMRIPPHLSDTTTADVLALQCEQTRPLERGSLHAATPCR